One stretch of Miscanthus floridulus cultivar M001 chromosome 18, ASM1932011v1, whole genome shotgun sequence DNA includes these proteins:
- the LOC136520226 gene encoding EH domain-containing protein 1-like yields the protein MEIGQYPASSCSKEHQKIYQEWFALADADGDGRITGPDAIKFFGMSKLSRADLKQVWAIADTRRQGYLGFPEFITAMQLVSLAQAGNEITQDSLKRDDLVSLNPPVMEGLDALLAKSKHLVKRVDPEMDGYPQEQSHLTNKWFSSKSSKKIPLTAVTSVIDGLKKLYIEKLKPLEVTYKFNDFVFPLLTSSDFDAKPMVMLLGQYSTGKTTFIKHLLRTSYPGAHIGPEPTTDRFVVVMSGPDERTIPGNTIAVQADMPFSGLTTFGTAFLSKFECSQMRHPLLEHITFVDTPGVLSGEKQRTQRSYDFTGVTSWFAAKCDLILLLFDPHKLDVSDEFKRVIGSLRGHDDKIRVVLNKADQVDTQQLMRVYGALMWSLGKVLNTPEVSRVYIGSFNDKPVNESAVGPLGKELFEREQDDLLSDLKDIPKKACDRRINEFVKRARAAKIHAYIIGHLKKEMPTMMGKAKAQQRLIDNLPDEFAKVQREYHLPSGDFPYVEHFKEVLSGYSFDKFEKVKPKMIQAVDDMLGYDIPELLKNFRNPYE from the exons ATGGAGATCGGGCAGTACCCCGCGAGCAGCTGCTCCAAGGAGCACCAGAAGATCTACCAGGAGTGGTTCGCGCTCGCGGACGCAG ACGGGGATGGCCGCATCACCGGTCCCGACGCGATCAAGTTTTTCGGCATGTCCAAGCTCTCCCGCGCCGACCTCAAGCAG GTCTGGGCTATCGCGGACACCAGACGGCAGGGGTACCTGGGTTTCCCTGAATTCATCACGGCGATGCAG CTAGTCTCTCTGGCACAAGCAGGGAATGAGATTACTCAAGATAGCCTTAAACGCGATG ATTTGGTCAGTTTGAATCCACCTGTGATGGAAGGTTTGGATGCCCTACTTGCG AAATCTAAGCATTTGGTGAAGCGGGTTGATCCAGAAATGGATG GATACCCTCAGGAACAATCCCATTTAACAAACAAATGGTTCAGCTCAAAGTCATCAAAGAAG ATACCTCTGACTGCTGTTACTTCTGTCATTGATGGCTTGAAAAAACTTTATATCGAAAAGTTGAAGCCTTTGGAAGTTACATACAAGTTCAATGATTTCGTCTTCCCTTTGCTG ACAAGTAGTGATTTTGATGCAAAGCCAATGGTTATGCTCTTAGGTCAATATTCTACtggtaaaacaacttttatcaagCATCTGCTAAGAACAAGCTACCCAG GTGCCCATATTGGACCAGAGCCAACAACAGACAGATTTGTAGTTGTCATG TCAGGACCTGACGAAAGGACTATTCCTGGAAATACTATTGCTGTTCAAGCTGACATGCCTTTTAGCGGTCTTACAACATTTGGGACTGCATTTTTATCCAAGTTTGAGTGCTCTCAGATGCGACATCCA CTGCTAGAGCATATCACATTTGTTGACACACCTGGTGTTCTTTCTGGTGAAAAGCAACGCACGCAACGCAGCTATGATTTCACTGGCGTGACATCATGGTTTGCTGCGAAGTGTGATCTTATTCTTCTTCTGTTTGATCCTCATAAGCTTGATGTCAGCGATGAGTTCAAACGTGTCATTGGATCATTACGTGGACATGATGACAAAATACGTGTAGTTTTGAACAAGGCAGATCAAGTAGACACTCAACAG CTTATGAGAGTTTATGGTGCATTGATGTGGTCTCTTGGGAAAGTATTGAATACACCTGAGGTTTCACGTGTTTATATTGG ATCATTCAATGACAAACCAGTAAATGAATCAGCTGTTGGTCCACTTGGAAAGGAACTAtttgagagagagcaagatgatcTCCTTTCTGATCTCAAAGATATCCCCAAGAAAGCCTGTGATCGTCGA ATCAATGAATTTGTTAAACGTGCTAGAGCTGCCAAGATCCATGCTTATATAATAGGCCATCTAAAGAAGGAGATGCCTACAATGATGGGCAAAGCAAAAGCCCAACAACGACTCATAGACAATCTGCCCGATGAGtttgcaaag GTGCAACGGGAATACCATCTTCCATCGGGAGATTTTCCTTATGTGGAGCACTTCAAAGAGGTCTTGAGCGGGTATAGCTTTGACAAGTTCGAGAAGGTCAAGCCCAAGATGATACAGGCCGTGGATGATATGCTTGGATATGACATTCCAGAACTTCTCAAGAACTTCAGGAACCCATATGAGTGA